A window from Mycolicibacterium tokaiense encodes these proteins:
- a CDS encoding STAS domain-containing protein: protein MTADIRACSRHLATVVAVRGDITAADIEPVTARVLRFVLPDTSFVLDLSESTSIAAEGAALLAAVDDACAVAGVEWALVSAAPVMALFDEDLRDRLLPVVDSVADALHDFADAAAARRSMLLPLLQRTA, encoded by the coding sequence ATGACTGCTGATATTCGTGCTTGCTCGCGCCACCTCGCCACCGTGGTCGCCGTCCGCGGGGACATCACCGCTGCCGACATCGAACCGGTGACGGCCCGGGTGCTGCGCTTCGTCCTGCCGGACACCTCCTTCGTGCTGGATCTCAGTGAGTCGACGTCCATCGCCGCCGAAGGCGCCGCACTCCTGGCCGCCGTTGATGACGCGTGTGCCGTTGCCGGCGTGGAATGGGCGCTGGTCAGCGCGGCGCCCGTGATGGCGCTGTTCGACGAGGACCTGCGGGACCGACTGCTGCCGGTGGTCGACAGCGTCGCCGACGCGCTCCATGATTTTGCCGACGCCGCGGCGGCCCGGCGCAGCATGCTGCTGCCACTGCTGCAACGCACGGCCTGA